Proteins encoded by one window of Arachis hypogaea cultivar Tifrunner chromosome 1, arahy.Tifrunner.gnm2.J5K5, whole genome shotgun sequence:
- the LOC112710294 gene encoding uncharacterized protein, with protein MNRVLLPKHVAAVIKSQKNPLRALEMFNSVKTEEGFKHTLLTYKCMVQKLGLHGEFENMENILSEMRTNLDNAILEGAYVEAMRSYGRRGKVQEAVDTFEHMDLFNCDPSVHSYNAIMNILVEHGYHNQAHKVYMRMKDRGVCSDVCTYTVRIKSFCRTRRPHAALRLLKNMHFMGCNSNAVAYCNVVEGFYESGCFDDAREVFDEMLERLLFPDVTTFNKLAHRLCKKGIVGESERLLSKVLKRGVNPNLFTFNIFIQGLCNGGHIDGAVRLLGVVAREGLSPDVVTYNTLICGLCRNSQVVKAEGYLHKMVNCGLEPDGFTYNTIINGYCKTGKVQDANRILKDAVFKGFQPDEFTYCSLINVLCQDGDPDQAMAIFKHGIEKGLRPSIVVYNTMIKGLSQLGLILPALQLMKEMAENGSHPNMWTYNLVINGLCKMGCVSDANDLVNDAIAKGCLPDIFTFNTLIDGYCKQQKLDTAIEMVNRMWSQGVTPDVITYNSLLNGLCKAAKSDEVMEIFKAMAEKGSAPNIITYNIIIECLCKDKKVNEALDLLGDMRSKGLAPDVVSFGTLITGFCKIGDLDGAYSLFRRMEKQYNVYHTTATYNIVLCAFSEQLNMKMAVKLFSEMKRNGCEPDNYTYRVMIDGFCKTANVTQGYNLLVENIEKGFIPSLITFGRVLNCLCMEDKLHEAVGIINLMIGKGIVPDIVNTIFEADKKVVAAPKIVVEDLLKKGHITYHSYELLFDGIRDRKILKKTLPTVKSHDRRATSAAVT; from the coding sequence ATGAATCGTGTTCTTCTTCCGAAACATGTCGCTGCGGTAATAAAATCCCAAAAGAACCCTCTTAGGGCATTGGAAATGTTCAACTCGGTGAAAACCGAGGAAGGGTTCAAGCATACGCTTTTAACATACAAATGCATGGTTCAGAAGCTTGGTCTCCACGGCGAGTTCGAGAACATGGAGAACATTCTCTCGGAGATGAGAACCAACCTCGACAACGCGATTCTAGAAGGAGCGTACGTCGAAGCCATGAGGAGCTACGGAAGAAGAGGGAAAGTTCAGGAAGCTGTTGACACGTTCGAGCACATGGACCTCTTCAACTGCGACCCTTCCGTACACTCCTACAACGCTATCATGAACATTCTGGTTGAGCACGGGTACCACAACCAAGCACATAAGGTTTACATGAGGATGAAGGATAGAGGGGTTTGTTCCGATGTGTGCACCTACACCGTGAGGATCAAGTCGTTTTGTAGAACTAGGAGACCCCATGCTGCTCTTAGGCTTCTTAAGAACATGCATTTCATGGGGTGTAATTCGAATGCGGTGGCGTATTGTAACGTTGTTGAAGGGTTTTATGAATCCGGGTGTTTTGATGATGCGCGtgaggtgtttgatgaaatgctcgaGAGACTTTTGTTTCCTGATGTTACAACTTTTAACAAGCTTGCTCATAGGCTCTGTAAAAAGGGGATTGTGGGAGAGAGTGAAAGGCTTCTGAGCAAGGTTTTAAAGAGAGGGGTTAATCccaatttgtttacttttaatatatttattcaaGGGCTTTGTAATGGAGGTCATATTGATGGTGCTGTTAGGTTGCTTGGTGTTGTGGCGAGAGAAGGTTTGAGTCCTGATGTTGTCACATATAACACTTTGATTTGTGGGCTTTGTAGGAATTCTCAGGTTGTCAAAGCTGAGGGATACTTGCATAAGATGGTTAATTGTGGGCTTGAGCCTGATGGTTTCACctataatactattattaatggATACTGCAAGACTGGGAAGGTGCAAGATGCTAATAGGATTCTGAAGGATGCAGTTTTTAAGGGCTTCCAGCCTGATGAGTTTACTTATTGTTCCTTGATCAATGTATTGTGCCAGGATGGTGATCCTGATCAAGCCATGGCTATTTTTAAGCATGGAATTGAGAAGGGTTTGAGGCCAAGCATTGTTGTTTACAATACCATGATTAAAGGGTTGTCTCAGTTGGGTCTGATTTTGCCAGCTTTGCAGTTGATGAAGGAGATGGCAGAAAATGGCTCTCACCCTAATATGTGGACTTACAATTTAGTCATAAATGGACTGTGCAAGATGGGTTGTGTATCTGATGCCAATGATCTTGTCAATGATGCTATTGCCAAAGGATGCCTTCCTGACATTTTTACTTTCAATACTTTGATTGATGGCTACTGTAAACAGCAGAAGTTAGACACTGCAATTGAGATGGTAAATAGAATGTGGAGCCAAGGTGTGACTCCTGATGTTATCACATACAATTCTTTGTTGAATGGGCTTTGCAAGGCTGCGAAAAGTGATGAAGTAATGGAGATCTTCAAGGCTATGGCGGAGAAGGGATCCGCTCCAAACATAATTACATACAACATTATCATTGAATGCCTTTGTAAAGATAAGAAAGTAAATGAAGCTTTGGATTTGCTTGGGGATATGAGAAGCAAGGGTTTGGCACCTGATGTGGTTAGTTTTGGCACATTGATCACTGGTTTCTGTAAAATTGGGGATCTTGATGGTGCTTACAGCTTATTTAGAAGGATGGAAAAACAATACAATGTTTATCATACAACAGCAACATATAACATTGTACTTTGTGCGTTTTCCGAACAGCTCAACATGAAAATGGCAGTAAAGCTCTTCTCTGAGATGAAGCGAAATGGCTGTGAACCAGATAACTATACCTATAGGGTCATGATTGATGGCTTCTGCAAAACTGCAAATGTTACACAAGGGTATAATCTTCTAGTGGAAAATATTGAAAAGGGGTTTATTCCATCGCTAATTACATTTGGACGAGTTCTAAATTGTCTTTGCATGGAGGACAAGCTTCATGAAGCAGTTGGTATCATCAACCTTATGATCGGAAAGGGTATCGTCCCGGATATTGTAAATACAATCTTTGAAGCTGATAAAAAGGTGGTTGCAGCACCCAAGATTGTTGTAGAAGATTTGTTGAAGAAAGGCCACATAACTTACCATTCCTATGAACTACTATTTGATGGCATTAGAGATAGGAAGATACTTAAGAAAACGCTTCCAACAGTGAAGTCTCATGATCGAAGGGCCACGTCAGCAGCTGTTACTTAA